The following are encoded together in the Candidatus Tumulicola sp. genome:
- a CDS encoding deoxyribonuclease IV, translating to MHVRTGGGYAAAVQHAAAAGCTALQVFSSNPRSYRVAPPDEVALGEFARLRREANLDPCAIHTAYLVNLASDDPKIFAGSERLLRADLDVARIGGMRFVNTHLGSYGERDREDGFRAICAALERALSDIAPEVFLVLENSAGAGNLAGGTLEELGRIVRTVGHPQLGVCLDTAHAWAAGYRIDSAEEVDRFVEIAETEIGVARILMFHFNDTQVELGAARDRHWHIGDGKIGLDGFRALIAHPELREKTAILETPGSDDDDVRNVQTVLALERGANRARASDG from the coding sequence ATGCACGTTCGCACCGGGGGCGGCTATGCGGCCGCCGTGCAGCACGCTGCAGCGGCCGGTTGTACCGCGCTGCAAGTGTTCTCGTCGAATCCACGCAGCTATCGCGTCGCGCCGCCCGACGAAGTCGCGCTCGGCGAGTTTGCGCGCCTGCGACGCGAAGCCAACCTCGATCCGTGCGCGATTCACACCGCGTACCTGGTGAATTTGGCGAGCGACGATCCAAAGATTTTCGCCGGATCGGAGCGTCTGCTGCGCGCCGATCTCGACGTCGCGCGTATCGGCGGGATGCGCTTCGTCAACACGCACTTGGGTTCGTACGGCGAGCGCGATCGCGAGGACGGATTCCGTGCGATCTGCGCGGCGCTGGAACGCGCGTTGTCGGACATCGCGCCCGAGGTGTTTTTGGTTCTCGAAAACTCCGCCGGCGCCGGCAACTTAGCCGGCGGCACGCTCGAAGAACTCGGGCGCATCGTGCGGACCGTCGGGCATCCGCAGTTGGGCGTGTGCCTCGATACCGCGCACGCGTGGGCGGCCGGGTATCGTATCGACTCCGCCGAGGAAGTCGACCGCTTCGTCGAGATCGCCGAAACCGAAATCGGGGTCGCCCGCATCTTGATGTTCCATTTTAACGACACGCAAGTGGAGTTGGGCGCGGCGCGCGACCGCCATTGGCACATCGGCGACGGCAAGATCGGTTTGGACGGCTTTCGCGCTCTGATCGCGCACCCGGAACTGCGCGAGAAGACCGCCATTTTGGAAACGCCCGGCAGCGATGACGACGACGTTCGCAACGTGCAAACCGTCTTGGCGCTCGAGCGCGGCGCAAATCGCGCCCGCGCTTCCGATGGCTAA
- the scpB gene encoding SMC-Scp complex subunit ScpB — protein sequence MTVAENEAEAVAIEEAVARLILPVEALLFVAAEPLSIKRLAKLTGAGEVELAATLARLSADYAERGLVVREVAGGYRFASSPLARDVVESYLLPPRTTLSTPALEALAIVAHMQPVTRAEIESIRGVNSDSVVNTLLDRTFIAEAGRKDVVGRPMQYTTTPFFLESFGLSSLDELPELELESGQALELGLSQPN from the coding sequence GTGACGGTTGCCGAGAATGAAGCCGAAGCCGTCGCGATCGAAGAGGCGGTTGCCCGGCTCATCCTTCCGGTCGAAGCGTTGTTATTCGTTGCGGCCGAACCGCTGTCGATCAAGCGTTTGGCCAAACTCACCGGCGCCGGCGAAGTCGAACTGGCTGCGACGCTAGCGCGCCTTTCCGCCGACTACGCCGAACGCGGACTGGTCGTACGCGAAGTTGCCGGCGGCTATCGCTTCGCATCGTCGCCGCTGGCTCGCGATGTGGTCGAATCGTATTTGCTGCCGCCCAGAACCACCTTATCGACGCCGGCCCTCGAGGCGTTGGCGATCGTCGCGCACATGCAGCCGGTCACGCGCGCCGAAATCGAATCGATTCGCGGCGTCAACTCCGATAGCGTCGTGAATACGTTGCTCGATCGCACGTTCATCGCTGAAGCCGGCCGCAAAGACGTGGTCGGGCGCCCGATGCAATACACCACGACGCCGTTTTTCTTAGAATCGTTCGGGTTGAGTTCGTTGGACGAACTGCCGGAGCTCGAGCTTGAATCCGGTCAAGCCCTCGAGCTCGGCCTCTCACAACCCAACTAA
- the dinB gene encoding DNA polymerase IV, whose translation MTTTFATCKPSWRSSAAQIAPALPMANGGFVRAIAHFDIDAFYASVAVRDDPRLRGLPVAIAGSSRRAVVLTASYEARPFGVRSAMPLYRAKEACPQLVVVPPDMQKYRAVSREVFAIFNARSNAVEGLSLDEAFVDPGDVSFDRAVEFAGELRRDVLAATGLTISAGIATGKLVAKIASDCCKPDGLLAIAPGTETEFLAPMAVGKLWGIGPKTESRLNALGIATIGDLARAEGLERVFGSSAARMRDLAVGIDARRLETGRETKSISTEETFEYDVRDERELVSMLRVQATELAQKLAEEHAIARTVGIKIRRGDFSTIGRQTHLAEPTRSARRIFDAAVVCLKRAELRGAPVRLLGTRVASIESGGAVQIGLFSRPAS comes from the coding sequence ATGACGACGACGTTCGCAACGTGCAAACCGTCTTGGCGCTCGAGCGCGGCGCAAATCGCGCCCGCGCTTCCGATGGCTAACGGCGGCTTCGTTCGCGCGATCGCGCATTTCGATATCGACGCATTCTATGCCAGCGTCGCGGTTCGTGACGACCCTCGGTTGCGCGGATTGCCGGTGGCCATCGCGGGCTCCAGTCGCCGCGCGGTCGTGTTAACCGCATCCTACGAAGCACGGCCGTTCGGCGTGCGTTCGGCCATGCCGTTGTACCGGGCGAAAGAAGCGTGTCCGCAGTTGGTCGTTGTGCCGCCCGACATGCAAAAATATCGAGCCGTATCGCGCGAGGTGTTCGCGATTTTCAACGCACGTTCGAACGCCGTCGAAGGTCTGTCGCTCGACGAAGCGTTCGTCGATCCGGGCGACGTCTCGTTCGATCGGGCGGTCGAGTTCGCCGGCGAACTTCGTCGCGACGTTCTGGCCGCGACGGGTTTGACGATTAGTGCGGGCATTGCGACCGGCAAACTGGTTGCGAAGATTGCATCGGATTGCTGTAAGCCCGACGGTTTGCTGGCGATCGCACCCGGCACCGAAACCGAATTCCTCGCGCCGATGGCGGTTGGCAAGTTGTGGGGGATCGGCCCCAAAACCGAGAGCCGTTTGAACGCGCTCGGCATCGCGACCATCGGCGATTTAGCGCGTGCCGAAGGGCTCGAGAGGGTCTTCGGCTCGTCGGCCGCGCGAATGCGCGACCTGGCCGTGGGAATCGACGCGCGACGGCTCGAGACGGGACGCGAAACGAAGTCGATCTCAACCGAGGAAACGTTCGAATACGACGTGCGCGACGAACGCGAGCTGGTGTCGATGTTACGCGTACAAGCGACCGAGCTGGCGCAAAAACTTGCAGAAGAACATGCGATCGCGCGTACCGTCGGAATCAAAATTCGTCGCGGCGACTTCAGCACCATCGGCCGTCAGACGCACTTGGCCGAGCCGACTCGTTCGGCGCGGCGAATCTTCGATGCGGCGGTCGTCTGCCTCAAGCGGGCAGAGTTGCGCGGCGCTCCGGTGCGATTGCTGGGCACGCGCGTGGCCTCGATCGAAAGCGGCGGTGCGGTACAGATCGGGCTGTTCTCGCGCCCTGCGTCATGA
- a CDS encoding NUDIX hydrolase, which produces MRIKHEVSAGGLVLRPSDRGYDALLIGRGNPPRIWTLPKGHVEARESRQQTALREVREETGCWGEIVTSLSDISYWFYVGATKHRKSVTFFLMRYLSGDPSNHDHEVDEARWFDMAQARKTLKYVNEKRLVDMASEFLVANPGAFEDAVAVPDLGQRRLS; this is translated from the coding sequence ATGCGCATCAAGCACGAGGTGTCGGCCGGTGGTTTGGTTCTACGCCCGAGCGATCGGGGGTATGATGCGCTGCTTATCGGCCGCGGAAACCCGCCTCGAATCTGGACGTTGCCCAAGGGGCACGTCGAGGCTCGAGAATCGCGTCAGCAGACCGCGTTGCGCGAAGTGCGCGAAGAAACCGGTTGCTGGGGCGAAATCGTCACGAGCCTTAGTGACATCTCGTATTGGTTTTACGTCGGCGCGACCAAGCACCGCAAGTCGGTGACGTTCTTTTTGATGCGCTATTTGTCGGGCGACCCGTCGAATCACGATCATGAGGTCGACGAAGCGCGCTGGTTCGACATGGCGCAAGCGCGCAAGACGCTCAAGTACGTTAACGAGAAGCGTTTGGTCGACATGGCCTCGGAGTTTTTGGTCGCTAACCCGGGCGCGTTCGAGGATGCCGTCGCGGTACCGGATCTCGGCCAACGACGACTGTCTTGA
- a CDS encoding segregation/condensation protein A: MTAGSLQTVETPERPACRVSVDVFDGPLDLLLGLIKEQRLDVATVPLAAVAAQYLAYVRAMQALDVELAADYLVIAATLVFLKSRALLPAIPLELEDETETPEAVEERLRRRLIAYSQYRDLGMQLRDRQAEAAGYFYRDAGDPAGTLVQRYAVDPERLRRAFIAMLTQARPEKRSIARERISLLASMDYVSRRLKELGEATFGDLCRELGMTREIVVVTFLAMLELVRRHRIGFAQEQPFADILLCWGAA; this comes from the coding sequence TTGACCGCCGGGTCGCTTCAAACCGTCGAAACGCCCGAACGGCCGGCGTGCCGGGTAAGCGTCGACGTTTTCGACGGGCCGCTCGACTTATTATTGGGGTTGATCAAAGAACAGCGCTTAGACGTTGCGACCGTTCCATTGGCTGCCGTGGCCGCACAGTATCTCGCGTACGTGCGCGCGATGCAAGCCCTCGACGTCGAGTTGGCCGCCGATTATCTGGTGATTGCGGCGACGCTGGTGTTTTTGAAGTCGCGGGCGTTGTTGCCGGCGATTCCACTGGAACTGGAAGACGAAACCGAAACGCCCGAGGCGGTCGAGGAACGATTGCGGCGGCGTTTGATCGCGTATTCGCAATATCGCGATCTCGGCATGCAGTTGCGCGACCGTCAAGCCGAGGCTGCCGGATATTTTTATCGCGATGCCGGCGACCCGGCCGGTACCTTGGTGCAACGTTACGCGGTCGATCCGGAACGTCTGCGTCGCGCGTTCATTGCGATGCTCACGCAAGCCAGGCCTGAAAAGCGTTCGATCGCCCGCGAGCGCATTTCGCTGTTGGCGTCGATGGATTACGTTTCGCGCCGGCTCAAAGAATTAGGCGAGGCAACGTTCGGAGACTTGTGCCGCGAACTCGGTATGACGCGTGAGATCGTCGTGGTGACGTTCTTGGCAATGCTCGAATTGGTTCGGCGCCACCGCATCGGCTTCGCGCAGGAACAACCATTCGCGGACATTCTCCTCTGCTGGGGTGCGGCGTGA